Proteins from a genomic interval of Elusimicrobiota bacterium:
- a CDS encoding response regulator translates to MANIVIADDDEEILEYLRTGLESTGHSVYSTLRGKEALQLIKDRTPDIIILDVMMPDVDGYSLVIELSDDADTKNIPVLITTALSPTKTLFDRYPQVVGFFMKPLDINILNKTINTVLAKKNNSKNKKG, encoded by the coding sequence ATGGCAAACATTGTAATAGCTGATGATGATGAAGAAATACTTGAATATCTCCGGACTGGGTTAGAATCTACCGGGCACTCGGTGTATTCTACATTACGCGGAAAAGAAGCGTTGCAGCTGATAAAAGACCGTACTCCTGACATAATAATACTTGATGTAATGATGCCCGACGTGGACGGCTATAGTTTGGTTATTGAACTATCAGATGATGCGGATACCAAAAATATTCCTGTCCTGATAACCACAGCTTTATCCCCGACAAAAACGTTGTTTGACCGCTATCCTCAGGTCGTAGGTTTTTTTATGAAACCGCTGGACATAAATATCCTTAACAAAACAATTAACACAGTGCTCGCAAAAAAGAATAACAGTAAAAACAAAAAAGGATAG
- a CDS encoding HNH endonuclease has protein sequence MSSDVLVLNRSLYAIGTTSWQRAVSLLYLDRANVIDDEYRTYTFDDWRKLSSFVNTATAAGQKWVRAASYRILIPEVIALKFYDRIAISPIKFTRKNIYEHYGYRCCYCNKKLAPAMLNLDHVVPRSRGGKTSWTNIVTACVKCNLRKGNRTPKEAGMRMLIQPTEPKGQGHFVISIRTALKKHASWQKFVDNIYWNVELEEEK, from the coding sequence ATGAGTTCAGACGTTTTAGTGCTTAACAGAAGCCTTTATGCTATCGGCACCACAAGCTGGCAACGCGCGGTGTCATTATTGTACCTTGACCGAGCAAACGTTATTGACGACGAGTACCGCACGTACACGTTTGACGATTGGCGGAAATTATCATCATTTGTCAATACTGCAACTGCGGCAGGGCAAAAATGGGTTCGCGCTGCGTCATACAGGATTTTAATACCTGAAGTGATAGCATTAAAGTTTTATGACCGTATAGCGATAAGTCCAATAAAATTTACACGAAAAAATATTTACGAGCATTACGGCTACCGTTGCTGTTACTGCAATAAAAAACTTGCCCCTGCGATGCTAAACCTTGACCATGTTGTCCCAAGAAGCAGAGGCGGGAAAACGTCATGGACAAATATAGTAACTGCCTGTGTTAAATGCAACCTCAGGAAAGGCAACCGCACGCCAAAAGAAGCCGGAATGAGGATGTTGATCCAACCGACTGAACCTAAAGGACAGGGACATTTTGTTATATCCATACGAACAGCACTTAAAAAACACGCAAGCTGGCAAAAATTTGTGGATAACATATACTGGAACGTAGAGCTCGAAGAAGAAAAGTGA